The bacterium genomic interval AGGGCCCGCTCGCGATCGCGCGCCTCCCGGGTCAGCCGATCCAGCGCCGGTCCCAGTTCGCGGTCGCCAACCGTGAGCCGTCCGCTCCACTCGTTGACGAGCGCGTGCTTCCAGCGGTAGTCCTCAAGCGCCCGCCAACCGGCGAGGAACTCGACGCGAATCTGGCCCTTGGTCCGGTCCCAGCGGCGCAGGACGAGCGGCCCGATCTCCGCGGTGCTGCGGACGTGCGTGCCGCCGCACGCCGACCGGTCGCAGTCGGCCACCTCGACCACGCGAATCATCCCCACCCGGCGGGGAGGACGGCGAAGCCCCAAGTGGGCGGCTTCGTCGTCGGAGACCAACCGAACGGTCACCGGCCGGTTGTCGAACACGACCCGATTGGCCTCGTCCTCCACGCGTCGCGCATCCTCGGGACTGAGCGCGGCGATCGCGAGGTCGAGCGTCGAGGATCCGCCGAGGTGCACCGAGACCGTCTCCGCCCCCAACACCTGGGAGAACACCGCCGAGAGCACGTGTTGCCCCGTGTGCTGCTGCATGTGGTCGAACCGGCGCTCCCAATCCACGGTGCCTTCGACTTCGACCCCCGGGACGATCGGCACGGTTGCGGGGGCGCCGCCTACGACGTGGACGACCGAGTCTCCGGCGTCGACCACGTCGACCACCGGCACCCCTCCGAGGGTCCCGGTGTCGTGCGGTTGTCCTCCGGAGGTGGGATAGAATGCCGTCCGGTCCACCACCACTCCCTGCGAGGTGACCGCCACGATGCGGGCGGTGAAGGTACGCAGGTAGGCGTCGGTATAATAGAGCCGCTCGGTCGGATCCGTCCGGAACGCGTCCACGACTTCTATGCTACAATAAATTCGTGGTGGACCTCATCATCCTGGTGGATCGGATCTTCCAGCTCCTCACTATTCTGGTGGTGATCAGGGTCCTGCTCTCCTGGGTCCCCTCGGTTGATTACGGGCATCCGTTGATCAGCCTGATCGTCCGGATCACCGACCCGATCCTGAAGCCGGTCCAGCGGCTCCTCCCGCCGATGGGCGGCCTCGATCTGTCGCCGATCATCGCCATCCTGCTGCTCAACCTCGTCGGCCAGCTGCTGCACCAACTCCTCGTCTCGCTGCTCTACGCCGGGTAGACACGCGTCATCGAGTCCGCGCTCGCCCCATCCCGGAGCATCGGGGCCGGAGCGACTCACATGCCGATGGCGATCTGACCGCGGATCTCACCGTCCTTGTACTTTGTCGTATGCACGTTCACGTACGTGTCGCCCGTCATGATGGCCGTGATCAACCCGGGGAGGTCGCCGCGTTTGATGTTTCCCCCCGCGACGACGCTTGCGGCGGTGATGGTCCCGGTGACCGTCCCGCCGGCGGCGGGGCACGA includes:
- a CDS encoding DHHA1 domain-containing protein gives rise to the protein MDAFRTDPTERLYYTDAYLRTFTARIVAVTSQGVVVDRTAFYPTSGGQPHDTGTLGGVPVVDVVDAGDSVVHVVGGAPATVPIVPGVEVEGTVDWERRFDHMQQHTGQHVLSAVFSQVLGAETVSVHLGGSSTLDLAIAALSPEDARRVEDEANRVVFDNRPVTVRLVSDDEAAHLGLRRPPRRVGMIRVVEVADCDRSACGGTHVRSTAEIGPLVLRRWDRTKGQIRVEFLAGWRALEDYRWKHALVNEWSGRLTVGDRELGPALDRLTREARDRERALSEARTRLLMYEAAERLAAVPAAAGRKILRVAVSHRDPNEIRQLLREITGREACVVLAGDEATGRLYFARSQGDGPSMAAVLDHICRSAGGRGGGTPEFAQGAVAPGGAVAEVLGLAEEAVRGA
- a CDS encoding YggT family protein, with translation MDLIILVDRIFQLLTILVVIRVLLSWVPSVDYGHPLISLIVRITDPILKPVQRLLPPMGGLDLSPIIAILLLNLVGQLLHQLLVSLLYAG